In Puntigrus tetrazona isolate hp1 chromosome 18, ASM1883169v1, whole genome shotgun sequence, one genomic interval encodes:
- the acadl gene encoding long-chain specific acyl-CoA dehydrogenase, mitochondrial, with amino-acid sequence MFALKALRSFSPATKNVYLRSKQAFSVTMSRMQHAEVQDGEAVAPFRPETPMAKTLMDIGTRRIFSEEHDLFRQNVRRFFQEEVVPYHAQWEKAGEVSREVWKKAGEHGLLGIYTPEEHGGIGGDLLSAAIVWEEQMYCNCSGPGFSLHSEIVMPYISHYGSKAQIEHYIPQMTAGKCIGAIAMTEPGAGSDLQGVKTFAKKDGTDWILNGSKVFITNGWMCDVVIVVAVTNREAKTAAHGIGLFLVDAGAKGFQKGLKLEKLGLKAQDTAELFFEDVRLPAEALLGQASKGFYYLMNELPQERILISVMALASCEFMFEETRNYVMQRKAFGRTIADLQVVQHKLAELKTEICVGRAFIDSCLQLHSEKKLDSSTASMAKYWATDLQNRVATQCLQLHGGWGYMWEYPIAKAFADSRVQPIYGGTNEIMKELISRNIVSKK; translated from the exons ATGTTTGCACTAAAGGCACTAAGGAGTTTTTCTCCTGCGACGAAGAATGTTTATTTGCGGAGTAAACAGGCGTTTAGTGTGACTATGTCGAG AATGCAGCACGCGGAGGTCCAGGATGGGGAAGCAGTAGCACCTTTTCGACCTGAAACTCCAATGGCCAAGACCCTGATGGACATTGGCACCAGACGGATCTTCTCAGAGGAGCATGACCTGTTCCGTCAAAATGTGCGCCGGTTCTTTCAGGAGGAAGTTGTCCCGTACCACGCTCA GTGGGAGAAGGCTGGTGAGGTCAGCAGAGAGGTATGGAAAAAGGCCGGAGAACATGGATTGCTGGGAATATATACACCTGAGGAGCATGGAGGAATCGGAGGGGACCTCCTGTCTGCTGCTATAGTGTGGGAGGAGCA AATGTACTGTAACTGCAGTGGTCCTGGGTTCTCCCTTCACTCTGAGATTGTAATGCCTTATATCAGTCACTATGGCTCTAAGGCTCAGATCGAGCACTATATTCCACAGATGACTGCTGGGAAATGCATCGGGGCCATTGCTATGACAGAACCTGGAGCTGGCAG TGACCTTCAAGGAGTGAAGACATTCGCAAAAAAAGATGGAACTGATTGGATTCTTAATGGAAGCAAG GTGTTCATCACTAACGGCTGGATGTGTGACGTGGTGATTGTAGTTGCTGTGACTAACCGCGAAGCAAAGACGGCAGCTCATGGAATCGGTCTGTTCCTGGTCGACGCCGGCGCTAAGGGCTTCCAAAAGGGCCTCAAACTGGAGAAGCTTGGGCTTAAAGCTCAG GACACAGCTGAACTGTTCTTTGAGGATGTGCGTTTGCCCGCTGAAGCTTTGCTGGGTCAGGCCAGTAAAGGATTTTATTATCTGATGAACGAGCTTCCACAG GAGCGCATTCTGATATCGGTCATGGCTCTTGCCAGCTGCGAGTTCATGTTTGAAGAGACGAGGAACTATGTGATGCAGCGGAAGGCGTTTGGCAGGACCATCGCTGATCTACAG GTGGTGCAGCACAAACTGGCTGAGCTGAAGACAGAAATCTGCGTAGGTCGAGCTTTTATTGACAGCTGCCTTCAACTCCACAGTGAGAAGAAGCTGGACTCGAGCACGGCGTCCATGGCCAAATACTG GGCCACAGATTTGCAGAATAGAGTTGCTACTCAGTGCCTGCAGCTTCACGGAGGATGGGGATACATGTGGGAGTATCCGATAGCCAA GGCCTTTGCGGACTCCAGAGTTCAGCCCATCTACGGCGGAACCAACGAGATCATGAAAGAACTCATCTCGCGCAACATCGTTAGcaaaaaatga
- the tnfaip8l3 gene encoding tumor necrosis factor alpha-induced protein 8-like protein 3 produces the protein MDSDSGDQSEGELSPGQESFNSKSLALQAQKKILSKMATMAVANLLTDDTSSEILDELYKASREYTKSKKEAHKIIKDVIKIALKIGILYRNHQFSPDEMETVERFKKKMNQAAMTVVSFYEVEYTFDRGILSELLMECRDLLHELVEHHLTARSHARIDHVFNHFADVDFLTELYGPSEEYRLNLRKICDGINKLLDEGTL, from the coding sequence GGCAAGAGAGCTTCAACTCCAAGAGTTTGGCCCTTCAAGCCCAAAAAAAGATCTTGAGTAAAATGGCCACCATGGCCGTGGCAAATCTCCTCACAGACGATACCAGCAGCGAGATTCTGGATGAACTCTACAAGGCCAGTCGTGAATACACCAAGAGCAAGAAGGAAGCCCATAAGATCATCAAAGATGTCATAAAGATCGCCCTGAAGATTGGCATTCTCTACCGAAACCACCAATTCAGTCCTGATGAGATGGAGACCGTCGAGCGCTTCAAAAAGAAGATGAACCAGGCAGCGATGACGGTGGTGAGCTTCTACGAAGTGGAGTACACATTCGACCGTGGCATTCTTTCCGAGCTGCTGATGGAATGTAGGGACCTTCTCCACGAGCTGGTGGAGCACCACTTGACCGCACGCTCCCACGCGCGGATCGACCATGTTTTCAACCATTTCGCAGACGTGGATTTCCTAACCGAGCTGTACGGCCCATCTGAAGAGTACAGACTTAACCTGAGGAAGATCTGCGATGGGATAAACAAACTCCTAGATGAGGGCACACTTTAA